One region of Acropora muricata isolate sample 2 chromosome 13, ASM3666990v1, whole genome shotgun sequence genomic DNA includes:
- the LOC136897049 gene encoding allene oxide synthase-lipoxygenase protein-like isoform X2: protein MVLNKITSQCEVSLPQKTSLICQPKRVLERQTTKKIWKLTKSPFGFMVLDRTPIEHVFKTFVDPFSRFNMEQYLQTVLTSDLTHSVYNVLVKNVGEIQKDYNYKVLSKYFAMASKLGGEVALRPSQYEAFVDDKDEWISDKFFTQQRLAGVNPMSLMRVTNSWKGLEGSEEAPKGLDWKELEELLNPNFDWEAAVQTTLGTNDSLKEVIDQGRIYVLRYELMDNLPKEPDLTDHDNKREMWNTYSPIALFASTRNFITKRNHLVPVAIQMDFTQGSAVYTPEDGDNWMLAKLNLQITDLGYVQIVEHLAKTHLLMEPFCVILKRAMSSKHPLHQILKYHCRDLTIPNSVGTPALIDDGNYMDQLFAFGSNGTGRLLTDAHKIATWEVTDFRGELKRRGLDDKELLPYYPYRDDGEQILKVIENLVKEYVDLYYDADKDVKKDWELKDYLNQLWRYGKIKGLPASIDTKQELCDLVTRIISQLTIQHAAVNYPLSDYAQYIPNLPTKLYNDTRIEEGEFDVLRLPNRNTSSIEASFTNSLALYRFDTIFDYGNNLKETRAVKLLNRYFGHLINVVQPEMQQKNQQRKEDGDLTYPYLIPRWLPNGIQT from the exons ATGGTATTGAATAAGATAACCAGTCAATGTGAAGTCTCCCTTCCTCAAAAAACTAGCCTGATCTGCCAGCCAAAAAGGGTTTTGGAACGTCAAACAACGAAGAAGATATGGAAGTTGACTAAGAGCCCATTTGGCTTCATGGTATTGGATAGGACGCCGATTGAGCACGTGTTTAAAACTTTCGTTGATCCGTTTTCAAGATTCAATATGGAGCAGTACCTTCAAACCGTCCTTACAAGTGATCTCACTCACTCTGTTTATAACGTCTTGGTTAAAAATGTCGGAGAAATCCAAAAAGATTATAACTACAAAGTTTTGTCCAAGTATTTCGCAATGGCTTCAAAGCTAGGAGGA GAAGTCGCCCTTCGGCCATCTCAATACGAGGCCTTCGTTGACGACAAAGATGAATGGATTTCTGACAAGTTCTTCACTCAGCAGCGCTTAGCAGGAGTCAACCCTATGTCACTGATGAGAGTCACTAACAGTTGGAAAG GTCTTGAAGGGAGCGAGGAAG CCCCAAAAGGCTTGGATTGGAAAGAGCTTGAGGAGTTGTTGAATCCTAATTTTGACTGGGAGGCTGCTGTACAAACGACTTTGGGGACTAACGACTCATTGAAAGAG GTCATCGATCAGGGTCGCATCTATGTTCTGCGCTACGAGCTCATGGACAACCTACCAAAAGAACCGGACCTTACGGATCATGATAATAAACGGGAAATGTGGAACACCTATTCTCCCATTGCTCTGTTTGCGTCTACGCGAAATTTCATTACTAAACGCAATCATCTTGTTCCTGTGGCCATTCAAATGGACTTTACACAAG gcTCTGCCGTTTACACTCCAGAAGATGGCGACAACTGGATGCTGGCCAAACTCAACCTTCAAATCACAGATCTCGGATATGTACAAATTGTAGAGCACCTTGCAAAG acCCATTTATTGATGGAGCCATTCTGTGTCATACTAAAACGCGCCATGTCTTCCAAGCACCCACTTCACCAAATACTGAAGTATCACTGCCGAGACCTTACCATCCCGAACTCCGTCGGCACTCCAGCTCTTATTGATGACGGAAATTATATGGATCAGCTGTTTGCGTTTGGAAGTAACGGAACAGGCCGACTGCTTACAGATGCACATAAGATAGCCACATGGGAAGTCACGGATTTTAGAGGCGAATTAAAG AGACGCGGACTTGATGACAAAGAGCTCCTCCCATACTACCCTTACCGAGATGATGGTGAACAAATCTTGAAAGTCATCGAAAACTTGGTGAAGGAATACGTCGATTT GTATTACGACGCAGATAAAGACGTGAAGAAAGACTGGGAACTTAAGGACTACCTCAATCAACTCTGGCGCTATGGAAAG ATCAAAGGTCTACCTGCCAGTATTGACaccaaacaagaactttgtgATCTTGTGACTCGCATCATCTCACAATTGACCATTCAACACGCCGCAGTCAACTACCCTCTATCTGACTACGCTCAGTACATTCCCAACCTACCAACCAAACTGTACAACGACACCAGGATCGAAGAAGGCGAATTCGATGTTTTACGACTGCCAAACAGGAACACGTCTTCC ATTGAAGCTAGTTTCACCAACTCCTTAGCTTTATATCGTTTTGACACCATATTTGACTATGGGAACAATCTTAAGGAGACCAGAGCTGTCAAACTCCTCAACCGTTACTTTGGTCACCTCATCAATGTTGTTCAGCCTGAAATGCAACAGAAAAACCAACAACGAAAGGAAGATGGTGACCTGACCTATCCATATCTCATCCCAAGGTGGTTGCCAAATGGAATCCAGACCTAG
- the LOC136896378 gene encoding uncharacterized protein translates to MKRQHPDEKVEYTGTCHCHHCDFKCHKISDLRQHLSDRHGIAFTTTTVILDNIAAFEQWKAKVEEEERCSFIKTTGMKGHVQYYQCNRGGVYKPKGTGKRHLKSQGTCKIQHNCTATLKATTTKDGKITVDLCLTHHGHQKDLQHTWLPKQKKEEMAALLQQGVSKDKILGDIREHGIQGESFKRYHLTDRKDLSNISRAFGLGEIQRSENDQESVRAWIEEWQDSENNPVLFYKLQGEQVPEDLDLLQEDFFIVIQTPFQKAMAQKFASKGVCVDSTHGTTGYDFLLTTVMVTDECREGLPVAWCLSNHEDFTHMCLFFKLLRENCGQLSPHWVMSDTASQFYNAWVAVMGGTPIRLICIWHVDRAWKQELRAKVKDSEMAEDIYKMLRTVMQATTVPELKTLLCKLEECLPSISAEFDTYFEREWLRKKEMWAYCYRVGLGINTNMIVEAFHRVFKYNYLKGKCNKRVDNCLLNFLKFLRDKYFERLIKLTKGKCNYKMRVIQDRHNKSKGLREEMITKVDNCKWSVQSDDNQSVYTVTKEMEVCRDPSCDLKCLECNICIHQYMCSCPDSLIQNTICKHVHLVETVISTKATLAELSCEIEPTDTLDDKRSKYVDEELHVLHEHAIKTNSLSDTDTHRENVKGKLLALLSQVETCQHKHPLQQLEKQLNAAQSLFSSLQNRKPLKEIQPKSRAPANTKIQQQLRFYSTKKKRKRDSNVRYRKPTKQEGDLIFKKIQTGPKCPENDHNHDEMLQWFGIEEAKIKRYTTTGKRFSKEDMVLDEDHPPGEALASDLNDIKQFFTPDAWNMIKKSMESLQTAWRCETCKVSSYANMIMCEGCCGWHHWTCAKIATTSEEWYCVVCSRKGNGRL, encoded by the exons ATGAAAAGGCAACATCCAGATGAAAAAGTGGAGTATACAGGAACATGCCATTGTCACCACTGTGACTTtaaatgtcacaaaatatcagACCTGAGGCAACATCTCAGTGACAGACATGGAATTGCttttacaacaacaacagttatCCTAGACAATATTGCAG CATTTGAACAATGGAAGGCAAAGGTAGAGGAGGAAGAGAGGTGCTCTTTTATAAAAACAACTGGGATGAAGGGTCATGTGCAGTATTACCAATGTAACCGAGGAGGAGTTTACAAACCAAAGGGAACTGGAAAAAGGCATTTAAAATCACAAG GTACATGCAAGATACAGCACAACTGTACAGCAACCCTCAAAGCAACAACCACTAAAGATGGCAAAATTACAGTCGACCTATGCCTTACCCATCATGGCCACCAGAAAGACCTGCAACATACATGGTTGCCAAAACAGAAAAAGGAGGAAATGGCTGCATTATTGCAGCAAGGAGTTTCTAAGGACAAAATACTTGGGGACATCAGAGAGCATGGGATACAAGGGGAGTCATTTAAACGCTATCACCTCACTGACAGGAAAGACCTGTCCAACATCTCAAGAGCTTTTGGATTGGGGGAGATCCAGAGGTCTGAAAATGACCAAGAAAGTGTTCGGGCCTGGATTGAAGAGTGGCAGGATAGTGAGAACAACCCAGTACTGTTTTACAAGTTGCAGGGGGAGCAAGTCCCAGAAGATCTCGATCTACTTCAGGAAGACTTCTTCATAGTCATCCAGACCCCCTTCCAGAAGGCAATGGCCCAAAAGTTTGCTTCCAAAGGTGTTTGTGTTGACTCAACACATGGAACGACAGGATATGACTTTCTGCTAACCACAGTTATGGTTACTGACGAATGTCGAGAAGGGCTGCCTGTGGCTTGGTGTCTTTCAAACCATGAAGATTTCACTCATATGTGTCTTTTCTTCAAATTATTGAGAGAAAACTGTGGTCAGTTATCACCTCATTGGGTAATGAGTGATACCGCAAGCCAGTTTTATAATGCCTGGGTGGCTGTTATGGGGGGCACACCAATTAGGCTGATCTGCATTTGGCATGTAGACAGAGCTTGGAAACAGGAACTCCGGGCTAAAGTTAAAGACAGTGAGATGGCTGAGGACATTTACAAAATGCTCAGAACTGTTATGCAAGCAACAACTGTACCTGAGTTGAAAACCCTCCTGTGCAAGCTTGAGGAGTGCCTCCCTTCCATTAGTGCTGAGTTTGACACCTACTTTGAAAGAGAGTGGCTTAGGAAGAAAGAAATGTGGGCTTATTGCTACCGTGTTGGCTTAGGGATAAACACCAACATGATTGTGGAAGCCTTTCACAGAGTTTTTAAATACAACTATTTGAAAGGAAAGTGCAACAAGAGGGTAGACAACTGCTTGCTGAACTTTCTAAAATTTTTAAGGGACAAATACTTTGAAAGACTCATAAAACTGACAAAGGGCAAATGCAACTATAAAATGAGAGTGATACAAGACAGGCATAACAAGAGCAAAGGGTTGAGAGAAGAGATGATAACCAAAGTGGACAACTGCAAGTGGTCTGTGCAGTCTGATGACAATCAAAGTGTATACACTGTGACCAAAGAAATGGAAGTATGTAGGGACCCGAGTTGTGATTTGAAATGCCTTGAATGCAACATCTGCATTCATCAGTATATGTGCAGCTGTCCGGATAGCCTAATTCAAAATACCATCTGCAAGCATGTCCACCTCGTTGAAACAGTTATCTCAACTAAAGCAACCTTGGCAGAACTGTCTTGTGAGATTGAGCCCACAGACACCTTGGATGATAAACGATCAAAGTATGTAGATGAAGAATTGCATGTTCTGCATGAACATGCAATTAAGACCAACAGCCTTAGTGACACTGACACACATAGAGAAAACGTAAAAGGAAAACTGCTTGCCCTGTTGTCTCAAGTGGAGACTTGCCAACATAAACACCCTCTTCAGCAACTAGAAAAACAGCTCAATGCAGCCCAAAGTCTATTCAGTTCTCTCCAGAACAGAAAGCCCCTTAAAGAAATACAACCGAAATCCAGAGCTCCAGCTAACACGAAAATTCAACAACAGTTGCGCTTCTATTCAACCAAGAAAAAGAGGAAACGTGACAGCAATGTTCGCTACAGAAAACCGACCAAGCAAGAAGGAGACCTGATATTTAAGAAGATCCAAACTGGACCCAAATGCCCTGAAAATG ATCATAACCATGATGAAATGCTTCAGTGGTTTGGTATTGAGGAAGCTAAAATAAAGCGATATACCACCACTGGTAAAAGGTTCTCCAAGGAAGACATGGTGCTTGATGAGGACCATCCACCAGGAGAGGCATTAGCTTCTGACCTGAATGACATCAAACAATTCTTCACTCCTGATGCATGGAACATGATCAAGAAGTCAA TGGAAAGTCTGCAAACTGCCTGGCGATGTGAGACCTGTAAAGTTTCCTCATACGCCAACATGATAATGTGCGAGGGCTGCTGCGGCTGGCATCACTG GACTTGTGCCAAGATAGCTACCACTTCTGAAGAATGGTACTGTGTAGTTTGCTCCAGGAAAGGGAATGGAAGACTATAA
- the LOC136897049 gene encoding allene oxide synthase-lipoxygenase protein-like isoform X1 encodes MNTRVVLIALTLASIRALVTASRFTVTRHCEVSFPPKPSRICQAKRTLGRQPIDKRWNLTKRPFDFMVLNKITSQCEVSLPQKTSLICQPKRVLERQTTKKIWKLTKSPFGFMVLDRTPIEHVFKTFVDPFSRFNMEQYLQTVLTSDLTHSVYNVLVKNVGEIQKDYNYKVLSKYFAMASKLGGEVALRPSQYEAFVDDKDEWISDKFFTQQRLAGVNPMSLMRVTNSWKGLEGSEEAPKGLDWKELEELLNPNFDWEAAVQTTLGTNDSLKEVIDQGRIYVLRYELMDNLPKEPDLTDHDNKREMWNTYSPIALFASTRNFITKRNHLVPVAIQMDFTQGSAVYTPEDGDNWMLAKLNLQITDLGYVQIVEHLAKTHLLMEPFCVILKRAMSSKHPLHQILKYHCRDLTIPNSVGTPALIDDGNYMDQLFAFGSNGTGRLLTDAHKIATWEVTDFRGELKRRGLDDKELLPYYPYRDDGEQILKVIENLVKEYVDLYYDADKDVKKDWELKDYLNQLWRYGKIKGLPASIDTKQELCDLVTRIISQLTIQHAAVNYPLSDYAQYIPNLPTKLYNDTRIEEGEFDVLRLPNRNTSSIEASFTNSLALYRFDTIFDYGNNLKETRAVKLLNRYFGHLINVVQPEMQQKNQQRKEDGDLTYPYLIPRWLPNGIQT; translated from the exons ATGAACACCAGGGTCGTTCTAATTGCTCTGACACTGGCTTCAATCAGAGCCCTTGTTACAGCTTCGAG ATTTACAGTAACCCGTCACTGTGAAGTCTCCTTTCCACCAAAACCAAGCCGGATTTGCCAAGCAAAGAGGACTTTGGGACGTCAACCCATTGACAAGAGATGGAATTTGACTAAGAGGCCCTTTGACTTCATGGTATTGAATAAGATAACCAGTCAATGTGAAGTCTCCCTTCCTCAAAAAACTAGCCTGATCTGCCAGCCAAAAAGGGTTTTGGAACGTCAAACAACGAAGAAGATATGGAAGTTGACTAAGAGCCCATTTGGCTTCATGGTATTGGATAGGACGCCGATTGAGCACGTGTTTAAAACTTTCGTTGATCCGTTTTCAAGATTCAATATGGAGCAGTACCTTCAAACCGTCCTTACAAGTGATCTCACTCACTCTGTTTATAACGTCTTGGTTAAAAATGTCGGAGAAATCCAAAAAGATTATAACTACAAAGTTTTGTCCAAGTATTTCGCAATGGCTTCAAAGCTAGGAGGA GAAGTCGCCCTTCGGCCATCTCAATACGAGGCCTTCGTTGACGACAAAGATGAATGGATTTCTGACAAGTTCTTCACTCAGCAGCGCTTAGCAGGAGTCAACCCTATGTCACTGATGAGAGTCACTAACAGTTGGAAAG GTCTTGAAGGGAGCGAGGAAG CCCCAAAAGGCTTGGATTGGAAAGAGCTTGAGGAGTTGTTGAATCCTAATTTTGACTGGGAGGCTGCTGTACAAACGACTTTGGGGACTAACGACTCATTGAAAGAG GTCATCGATCAGGGTCGCATCTATGTTCTGCGCTACGAGCTCATGGACAACCTACCAAAAGAACCGGACCTTACGGATCATGATAATAAACGGGAAATGTGGAACACCTATTCTCCCATTGCTCTGTTTGCGTCTACGCGAAATTTCATTACTAAACGCAATCATCTTGTTCCTGTGGCCATTCAAATGGACTTTACACAAG gcTCTGCCGTTTACACTCCAGAAGATGGCGACAACTGGATGCTGGCCAAACTCAACCTTCAAATCACAGATCTCGGATATGTACAAATTGTAGAGCACCTTGCAAAG acCCATTTATTGATGGAGCCATTCTGTGTCATACTAAAACGCGCCATGTCTTCCAAGCACCCACTTCACCAAATACTGAAGTATCACTGCCGAGACCTTACCATCCCGAACTCCGTCGGCACTCCAGCTCTTATTGATGACGGAAATTATATGGATCAGCTGTTTGCGTTTGGAAGTAACGGAACAGGCCGACTGCTTACAGATGCACATAAGATAGCCACATGGGAAGTCACGGATTTTAGAGGCGAATTAAAG AGACGCGGACTTGATGACAAAGAGCTCCTCCCATACTACCCTTACCGAGATGATGGTGAACAAATCTTGAAAGTCATCGAAAACTTGGTGAAGGAATACGTCGATTT GTATTACGACGCAGATAAAGACGTGAAGAAAGACTGGGAACTTAAGGACTACCTCAATCAACTCTGGCGCTATGGAAAG ATCAAAGGTCTACCTGCCAGTATTGACaccaaacaagaactttgtgATCTTGTGACTCGCATCATCTCACAATTGACCATTCAACACGCCGCAGTCAACTACCCTCTATCTGACTACGCTCAGTACATTCCCAACCTACCAACCAAACTGTACAACGACACCAGGATCGAAGAAGGCGAATTCGATGTTTTACGACTGCCAAACAGGAACACGTCTTCC ATTGAAGCTAGTTTCACCAACTCCTTAGCTTTATATCGTTTTGACACCATATTTGACTATGGGAACAATCTTAAGGAGACCAGAGCTGTCAAACTCCTCAACCGTTACTTTGGTCACCTCATCAATGTTGTTCAGCCTGAAATGCAACAGAAAAACCAACAACGAAAGGAAGATGGTGACCTGACCTATCCATATCTCATCCCAAGGTGGTTGCCAAATGGAATCCAGACCTAG